A single Pirellulaceae bacterium DNA region contains:
- a CDS encoding macro domain-containing protein, which produces MYVTVVDGDLVDQDVEAIVNPWNRNIIPWWLLIPQGVSGAIRKRAGKQPFRELGAMGPIPLGCAVQTSAGRLPFRSIIHVAITNILWRSSEWSIRASVRNAIRRVTESGYRSVAMPLIDAGSGGGNPDTAESMILDELIQCDFDGQVVVVRYRKTTPKVQPFRANPQVDSFLQILAYSQRPRGLMEFYS; this is translated from the coding sequence ATGTACGTGACAGTCGTTGATGGCGATCTAGTTGATCAAGATGTCGAGGCGATTGTGAACCCCTGGAATCGGAATATCATCCCCTGGTGGTTGCTCATTCCTCAGGGTGTTTCTGGAGCAATAAGGAAACGAGCTGGTAAGCAACCGTTTAGGGAGCTGGGAGCTATGGGCCCAATTCCACTTGGCTGCGCGGTGCAAACGTCTGCTGGTCGACTACCTTTCAGGTCGATCATTCACGTTGCCATCACTAACATACTTTGGCGATCGTCTGAGTGGTCGATTCGTGCTTCAGTGCGAAACGCAATACGACGTGTCACCGAGTCTGGCTATAGGTCTGTCGCGATGCCGTTAATTGATGCTGGCTCGGGTGGTGGTAACCCCGATACCGCCGAGTCGATGATTCTAGACGAATTGATCCAATGCGATTTTGACGGTCAGGTGGTAGTTGTTCGATACCGCAAGACGACTCCTAAGGTTCAACCGTTTCGAGCAAATCCGCAGGTCGACTCGTTCTTGCAAATTCTTGCTTATTCGCAGCGGCCACGCGGATTGATGGAGTTCTATTCATAG
- a CDS encoding type II toxin-antitoxin system RelE/ParE family toxin — protein MPSKVFWTHQAQDDLRAIRSHIARDAPVTAAAYVRRLRESVGRLREFPLSGQIVPEFGREEIREVLQGNYRLIYRVGNNRVDILTVFHSAQILDAAGL, from the coding sequence ATGCCTAGTAAGGTCTTCTGGACACATCAGGCACAAGACGACCTGAGAGCAATCCGATCACACATCGCTCGAGATGCTCCAGTAACCGCAGCCGCTTACGTCCGTCGACTTCGAGAATCAGTTGGTCGCCTAAGAGAATTCCCTTTATCAGGTCAGATAGTACCCGAATTTGGACGTGAGGAAATTCGAGAAGTATTGCAAGGCAACTACCGGCTGATTTATAGAGTTGGGAATAATCGCGTCGATATTTTGACGGTTTTCCACAGTGCGCAGATTCTCGATGCTGCAGGTCTTTAG
- a CDS encoding DUF2807 domain-containing protein — protein MLTPKSVFPSPLHGTRRRFFSILLLSLSFTGCQHWSPGIQGNGQLGSVTREVATFKHLVIAGSLSAEILQGDQLSVTIEGDTNLLPLIGTDVSSDVLTIGSKESYSTSLGIKARIITPLLESVTLSGSGNCQVGPLQTQQFAGHVTGSGRIQASGSAEHVVATITGSGNVDLRELVAQTGEATIQGSGNVQIHAQNKFDATITGSGHVEYVGQPEINQQVTGSGSIKSL, from the coding sequence ATGTTGACGCCTAAATCCGTTTTCCCTAGCCCTTTGCACGGTACGCGGCGAAGATTCTTCAGCATCCTTTTACTGTCACTCAGTTTTACGGGGTGCCAGCATTGGTCACCTGGAATTCAAGGGAACGGGCAGCTCGGATCGGTGACGCGCGAGGTAGCTACGTTTAAACACCTTGTGATTGCCGGATCTTTATCGGCAGAGATCCTACAAGGCGACCAACTTAGCGTGACGATCGAAGGCGATACGAATCTGTTACCACTCATTGGCACTGACGTTTCGTCCGATGTGCTGACTATTGGTTCGAAGGAGTCCTATAGCACGTCACTTGGTATCAAGGCCAGAATCATTACACCACTGCTGGAAAGCGTCACCCTGTCCGGTTCCGGAAACTGTCAGGTTGGTCCGCTTCAGACCCAACAATTCGCGGGGCATGTCACCGGATCTGGCCGGATTCAAGCATCGGGATCGGCCGAACACGTCGTCGCCACGATTACTGGATCGGGCAACGTTGACTTGCGTGAACTGGTAGCCCAAACGGGCGAGGCCACGATTCAAGGTAGTGGTAATGTGCAAATTCACGCGCAGAACAAGTTCGACGCCACAATCACGGGCAGCGGTCACGTCGAGTATGTTGGGCAACCAGAGATCAATCAACAAGTCACTGGATCAGGCTCAATAAAGTCTCTCTAG
- a CDS encoding transposase family protein: protein MYGVPKMLRSDNGPEFMAKAIQQWLNIYRFQERCIEPGSPWQNRVCESFNGKLRDSICNRAKAGFSGETQDSNPDSGKTTTSRIPGPTVQLGY, encoded by the coding sequence ATGTATGGAGTCCCCAAGATGTTGAGAAGCGACAATGGGCCTGAATTCATGGCCAAAGCGATCCAGCAGTGGCTAAACATTTATCGATTCCAGGAGCGCTGTATCGAGCCAGGATCGCCGTGGCAAAACAGGGTGTGCGAGAGTTTTAACGGCAAACTCCGAGACAGTATCTGCAACCGAGCGAAGGCTGGTTTCAGTGGCGAGACGCAAGACTCAAATCCCGACAGTGGCAAGACGACTACAAGCAGAATTCCAGGCCCCACAGTTCAACTGGGCTACTGA
- a CDS encoding MotA/TolQ/ExbB proton channel family protein, translating to MRFFFDFFALYVKHFSAIDLLIVILGIATLGFQLREWRFLSANQSLINNPFQEAQKRAYRVVRIATLAIDGFPLLGLLGTVASLLVTFAGIQGNQVTSNIISDFAPGLTSTVSGLFCSLVNLGFLQLWLTPTVEVFRRRQSRNG from the coding sequence ATGAGATTTTTCTTCGATTTCTTTGCGTTGTACGTCAAGCATTTTTCAGCCATTGACTTACTGATTGTGATCCTGGGAATCGCTACGCTGGGGTTTCAGCTTCGAGAGTGGCGATTTTTGTCGGCTAACCAATCCTTGATTAATAATCCTTTTCAGGAAGCTCAGAAGCGAGCATATCGTGTCGTTCGGATCGCAACCCTTGCGATTGATGGTTTTCCATTACTTGGACTGCTTGGCACGGTTGCCTCTCTGTTGGTCACTTTCGCCGGAATTCAAGGAAATCAGGTTACGTCAAATATCATTTCAGATTTCGCACCGGGGCTAACTTCAACTGTGAGCGGATTGTTTTGCTCCTTGGTGAATCTGGGCTTCTTGCAGTTATGGTTGACACCAACGGTGGAAGTTTTTCGACGAAGGCAGTCACGCAATGGATGA